In Pseudoduganella albidiflava, a single window of DNA contains:
- a CDS encoding J domain-containing protein, with protein MNAGPWELLGLRPGADERSVKRAYAALLKKTRPEDDPEAYQRLRETYEHALALARRHAAQAEPVAEAAGAVMVEAAVVETAVVEAAVVEAAVVETAVVETVMVEAAGAAASDVQAAEVPVPPAMPDEMALRRQAWSDAAPLWQDFLEHWDADRRLSLDTIAGGGSPLSLLGHEALEVMAARSCASDDCDPALREAVVEYFRWHEDHRHMERIDGDTVHHVLDRYRADLAFLDLYARYDANVLSALVANEPPRFALRLADSSFVGGMRQAVRQVRWQAPELLGFRLDRTVFEWWEQRVLAPRITLQLIVLCVVAGLVLFGISAGVTGGSLDGWGWWRFLVCEAAALAAGAWVTFKAPPMAGALLRCKVEHVDPLLFGDRYLLGRYGWLAPFTVVTLAMFVPEPGAVLYAATAVGMAACAAAALFGASPALTMQGYALVAVSGLMLSGFMHEVFPGYHVVAFVGVVVCLQTLLLSHGMRQHDLGMAGPRLLAVRIGWLLGSVALFLAPYYMALPAGAALLLWLWVLGGVIIGSFSARLLIVLPAWFVLWLLAAAKRDLLAVQPETRVVALESLLLALAICMAQSLWRNRRAH; from the coding sequence ATGAATGCCGGTCCGTGGGAACTGCTGGGCCTGCGTCCCGGCGCGGACGAGCGCAGTGTCAAGCGCGCCTATGCGGCGCTGCTGAAGAAGACGCGGCCGGAAGACGATCCTGAAGCCTACCAGCGGCTGCGCGAAACCTACGAGCACGCGCTGGCCCTGGCGCGTCGGCATGCCGCGCAGGCGGAGCCGGTGGCCGAAGCCGCTGGCGCCGTCATGGTGGAAGCCGCCGTGGTGGAAACGGCGGTGGTGGAAGCCGCGGTGGTGGAAGCCGCCGTGGTGGAAACCGCGGTGGTGGAAACCGTCATGGTGGAAGCCGCAGGGGCTGCAGCCAGCGATGTGCAAGCCGCCGAGGTTCCCGTCCCGCCGGCCATGCCGGACGAGATGGCGTTGCGCCGGCAAGCCTGGAGCGACGCCGCGCCCCTGTGGCAGGATTTCCTGGAACACTGGGACGCTGACCGGCGCCTGTCACTCGACACGATCGCTGGTGGCGGTTCGCCGCTGTCGCTGCTGGGCCACGAGGCGCTGGAAGTGATGGCGGCGCGCTCGTGCGCCAGCGACGATTGCGATCCCGCCCTGCGCGAAGCCGTGGTCGAGTACTTCCGCTGGCACGAGGATCACCGCCACATGGAACGCATCGATGGCGATACCGTGCATCATGTGCTGGACCGCTACCGGGCCGACCTGGCGTTCCTCGACCTGTATGCACGCTACGACGCCAACGTACTGAGCGCCCTGGTCGCGAACGAGCCGCCACGCTTCGCCTTGCGGCTGGCCGACAGCAGCTTCGTCGGCGGCATGCGCCAGGCGGTGCGGCAGGTGCGCTGGCAGGCGCCGGAACTGCTGGGCTTCCGGCTGGACCGCACCGTGTTCGAGTGGTGGGAACAGCGGGTTCTCGCACCGCGCATCACGCTGCAGCTGATCGTGCTGTGCGTGGTTGCCGGCCTGGTCTTGTTCGGTATCTCCGCCGGCGTCACCGGCGGGTCGCTGGACGGGTGGGGCTGGTGGCGGTTCCTGGTCTGCGAAGCGGCAGCGCTGGCCGCCGGTGCCTGGGTGACGTTCAAGGCGCCGCCCATGGCGGGCGCGCTACTTCGCTGCAAGGTCGAGCATGTCGACCCGCTCCTGTTCGGCGACCGCTACCTGCTGGGCCGCTATGGCTGGCTGGCCCCGTTCACTGTCGTGACGCTGGCGATGTTCGTGCCGGAACCCGGGGCCGTGCTGTACGCGGCAACTGCCGTGGGTATGGCGGCCTGCGCCGCGGCGGCGCTGTTCGGCGCCTCGCCCGCGCTGACAATGCAGGGCTACGCGCTGGTGGCGGTATCCGGCCTCATGCTGAGTGGCTTCATGCATGAGGTTTTCCCGGGCTACCACGTCGTGGCCTTCGTGGGCGTGGTGGTGTGCCTGCAAACGCTGTTGCTGTCGCACGGCATGCGGCAGCACGACCTGGGCATGGCGGGGCCCCGGCTGCTGGCCGTGCGCATCGGCTGGCTGCTGGGCAGCGTGGCGTTGTTTCTCGCGCCTTATTACATGGCGCTGCCCGCCGGCGCCGCGCTCCTGCTGTGGCTATGGGTGCTGGGTGGCGTCATCATCGGCAGTTTCTCGGCCCGCCTGCTGATCGTGCTGCCGGCCTGGTTCGTGCTGTGGTTGCTGGCAGCCGCAAAGCGTGATTTGTTGGCGGTCCAGCCCGAAACGCGCGTCGTGGCGCTCGAATCGCTGCTGCTGGCATTGGCGATCTGCATGGCCCAGTCGTTGTGGCGCAACCGGCGCGCCCACTGA
- a CDS encoding molecular chaperone HscC, with translation MIIGIDLGTTNSLAAIWRDGQCVIVPNALGEHLTPSCVSLDEDGTILVGKAARERLHTHPHLTAATFKRYMGTDKRIRLGSREFRPEELSSMVLRALKEDAEAFLGHPVEEAIVTVPAYFSDAQRKATKAAGKLAGLKVERLLNEPTAAALAYGIRDREQESKFLVFDLGGGTFDVSILELFEGVMEVRASAGDNFLGGEDFSTMLVDAFRSRSGLAKAGGVADAALDQRLRAEAERVKRVLTEQASATMSVRHGGQEYRWDVDEEAVTRLWEPLLARLRAPVERALRDATIRATELDTVVLAGGATRMPVVRKLVSRMFGRFPAIHLDPDEAIALGAAVQAGLKMRDAALDEVVMTDVAPYSMGVAVSRQMGPNQISHGHYQPIIERNSPVPVSRTEPFQTASDYQKTLLLQIYQGEARMVADNVYLGKVEFPIPARKAGEVAIDVRFTYDISGVLEAEVTVLETQEKHRVVITDNAGVMSEQEVAQRLEELAALKIHPRDQIENRTLAARADRMYEQLLGDARQYLGNQISAFHAALETQDPARVRDARTALTQVLKHFEDEHYL, from the coding sequence CATCCTCGTCGGCAAGGCGGCGCGCGAGCGCCTGCACACGCACCCGCACCTCACGGCCGCCACGTTCAAGCGCTACATGGGCACGGACAAGCGCATCCGTCTCGGCAGCCGGGAATTCCGGCCGGAGGAACTGTCCTCGATGGTGCTGCGCGCGCTGAAGGAAGATGCCGAAGCGTTCCTTGGCCACCCGGTCGAGGAAGCGATCGTCACCGTGCCGGCCTATTTCAGCGATGCCCAGCGCAAGGCCACCAAGGCCGCCGGCAAGCTGGCCGGCCTGAAGGTGGAGCGGCTGCTGAACGAACCCACCGCCGCGGCGCTGGCCTACGGCATCCGCGACCGCGAACAGGAAAGCAAGTTCCTCGTGTTCGACCTGGGCGGCGGCACGTTCGACGTGTCGATCCTGGAACTGTTCGAAGGCGTGATGGAAGTGCGTGCGTCGGCCGGCGACAATTTCCTCGGCGGCGAAGATTTCTCGACGATGCTGGTCGATGCCTTCCGCTCGCGCAGCGGCCTGGCCAAGGCGGGCGGCGTGGCGGATGCGGCGCTGGACCAGCGGCTGCGCGCCGAAGCGGAGCGCGTCAAGCGGGTGCTGACCGAGCAGGCATCGGCCACGATGAGCGTACGCCACGGCGGCCAGGAATACCGCTGGGACGTGGACGAGGAAGCCGTCACGCGGCTGTGGGAACCGCTGCTGGCGCGCCTGCGCGCACCGGTCGAGCGGGCGTTGCGCGACGCCACGATCCGCGCCACCGAACTCGATACGGTGGTGCTCGCGGGCGGGGCCACGCGCATGCCGGTGGTGCGCAAGCTGGTCTCGCGCATGTTCGGCCGCTTCCCCGCCATCCACCTGGATCCGGACGAAGCGATCGCGCTGGGCGCCGCCGTGCAGGCCGGGCTGAAGATGCGCGATGCCGCGCTGGACGAAGTGGTCATGACGGATGTGGCACCCTACTCGATGGGCGTGGCGGTATCGCGCCAGATGGGGCCGAACCAGATCAGCCATGGCCACTACCAGCCCATCATCGAACGCAACTCGCCGGTGCCGGTATCGCGCACCGAGCCTTTCCAAACCGCATCCGACTACCAGAAAACGCTGCTGCTGCAGATCTACCAGGGCGAGGCGCGCATGGTGGCGGACAACGTCTACCTGGGCAAGGTGGAGTTCCCGATCCCGGCCCGCAAGGCGGGCGAGGTCGCCATCGACGTGCGCTTCACCTACGACATCAGCGGCGTGCTGGAAGCGGAAGTCACGGTACTGGAAACGCAGGAAAAGCACCGTGTCGTCATTACCGACAACGCGGGCGTGATGAGCGAGCAGGAAGTCGCGCAGCGGCTCGAAGAACTGGCGGCGCTGAAGATCCACCCGCGCGACCAGATCGAGAACCGCACGCTGGCCGCGCGCGCCGACCGCATGTATGAACAGTTGCTGGGCGATGCCCGGCAATACCTGGGCAACCAGATTTCCGCCTTCCACGCCGCGCTGGAAACACAGGATCCCGCGCGCGTGCGCGATGCGCGCACGGCGCTCACGCAGGTACTGAAGCATTTCGAAGACGAGCACTATCTATGA